A window of the Torulaspora globosa chromosome 6, complete sequence genome harbors these coding sequences:
- the MTR4 gene encoding ATP-dependent RNA helicase MTR4 (ancestral locus Anc_1.332), giving the protein MSGDDLFDVFDEQPAVIPEIAAEGVENSPVPEQNGRKHQLEDVKTDGSVPEEPETKRKKQESKLVDEKKRKSTVVPVVTDAFEQEASREVDASAGLMNAATTQVESDGKVKLSHQVRHQVALPPNFDYKPIGEHRRKNEARTYPFTLDPFQDTAISCIDRGESVLVSAHTSAGKTVVAEYAIAQSLRDKQRVIYTSPIKALSNQKYRELLAEFGDVGLMTGDITINPDAGCLVMTTEILRSMLYRGSEVMREVAWVVFDEVHYMRDKERGVVWEETIILLPDKVHYVFLSATIPNAMEFAEWICKIHVQPCHIVYTDFRPTPLQHYLFPAHGEGIYLVVDEKSTFREENFQKAMTSISNQSGDDPNSADSKGKKGQTYKGGAAKGDAKGDIYKIVKMIWKRKYNPVIVFSFSKRDCEELALKMSKLDFNSDEEKDALTKIFNNAIALLPEVDRELPQIKHILPLLRRGIGIHHSGLLPILKEVIEILFQEGFLKVLFATETFSIGLNMPAKTVVFTSVRKWDGQQFRWVSGGEYIQMSGRAGRRGLDDRGIVIMMIDEKMEPQVAKGMVKGQADRLDSAFHLGYNMILNLMRVEGISPEFMLENSFYQFQNVISVPRMEKKLLELQKMADDIEIEDEENVKDYYEVRQTLDGYNQDVRHIITHPANILSFLQPGRMVEIAIENKDNYGWAVVVDFAKRMNKRNPTAEYTDHESYIANVVVNTMFVDSPINLIKPFNPKFPEGIRPAHEGEKSICAIIPVTLDCIRRIGNLRLFMPKDIRASGQKEVVGKSLQEVSRRFPDGIPLIDPVKNMKIEDEDFAKLLRKIEVLESKLYSNPLAQSVRLKELYESFRKKRALEDECKELKHKISESQAVIQLDDLRRRKRVLRRLGFCTQSDIIELKGRVACEISSGDELLLTELIFNGNFNELTPHQAAALLSCFAFQERCKEAPRLKPELAEPLKAMREAAAKIAKIMKDSKIEVVEKDYIESFRHELMEVVYEWCKGASFTQICKMTDVYEGSLIRMFKRLEELVKELVDVANTIGNAALKEKMETVLNLIHRDIVSAGSLYL; this is encoded by the coding sequence ATGTCTGGAGATGACCTGTTTGATGTGTTTGATGAACAGCCAGCGGTAATCCCCGAGATTGCAGCCGAAGGAGTGGAAAACTCGCCTGTGCCGGAACAAAATGGCAGAAAACACCAGCTGGAGGATGTCAAAACGGATGGCAGTGTGCCGGAGGAGCCTGAAACTAAGAGGAAAAAGCAAGAGAGTAAGTTAGTGGATGAAAAAAAGAGGAAATCGACGGTTGTACCAGTGGTTACTGATGCTTTTGAACAGGAGGCGTCCAGAGAGGTTGATGCGTCGGCTGGGTTGATGAATGCCGCTACAACACAAGTGGAGAGTGATGGGAAAGTTAAGCTGTCGCATCAAGTGCGCCATCAGGTGGCACTGCCGCCCAATTTTGATTACAAGCCTATCGGTGAACATAGAAGGAAAAACGAGGCGCGCACGTATCCCTTCACGCTTGATCCTTTCCAGGATACAGCCATTTCCTGCATTGATAGGGGGGAGTCGGTGCTGGTTTCGGCCCACACCTCGGCTGGTAAGACGGTAGTTGCCGAATACGCGATAGCCCAATCGTTGAGGGACAAGCAAAGGGTTATCTACACGTCGCCTATCAAGGCGTTGTCGAACCAAAAGTACAGAGAATTGCTGGCGGAGTTTGGAGATGTGGGACTTATGACAGGTGACATTACAATCAATCCCGATGCCGGGTGTTTGGTCATGACGACCGAAATTTTGAGGAGCATGTTGTATAGAGGTAGCGAGGTGATGAGGGAGGTTGCCTGGGTGGTGTTTGATGAAGTGCATTACATGAGAGACAAGGAGCGTGGCGTTGTGTGGGAGGAAACGATCATTTTGCTGCCGGACAAGGTTCATTACGTTTTCTTGTCGGCCACCATACCTAATGCTATGGAGTTTGCTGAGTGGATTTGTAAGATCCACGTACAGCCGTGCCACATTGTCTACACCGATTTCCGTCCTACGCCGCTTCAGCACTATTTATTCCCAGCACACGGTGAAGGAATATATCTGGTTGTCGACGAAAAGAGCACATTCAGAGAAGAGAATTTCCAGAAGGCAATGACCTCGATTAGCAACCAGTCTGGGGATGATCCTAATTCAGCCGATAGCAAGGGTAAAAAGGGCCAAACATACAAGGGAGGAGCAGCCAAAGGTGATGCAAAAGGTGATATTTACAAAATTGTAAAGATgatctggaagagaaagtaCAATCCCGTTATTGTGTTCTCATTCAGTAAGCGTGATTGTGAAGAACTTGCACTAAAGATGTCCAAGCTGGATTTCAAttccgatgaagagaaagatgcttTAACCAAGATCTTTAATAATGCGATCGCATTACTGCCAGAGGTTGATAGAGAGCTGCCACAGATCAAACACATTCTGCCACTCTTGAGAAGAGGTATCGGTATTCACCACTCGGGTCTACTGCCTATTCTAAAGGAAGTTATCGAAATTTTATTCCAGGAAGGGTTTTTGAAAGTATTGTTTGCAACTGAGACATTCTCTATCGGTCTAAACATGCCGGCCAAGACTGTTGTTTTCACATCCGTAAGGAAGTGGGATGGTCAGCAGTTCCGTTGGGTTTCAGGTGGTGAATACATTCAGATGTCTGGTCGTGCTGGTCGTCGTGGTCTCGATGATCGTGGTATTGTTATCATGatgatcgatgagaaaATGGAACCACAGGTAGCCAAAGGGATGGTTAAAGGGCAGGCAGATCGATTGGATTCGGCTTTCCATTTGGGTTACAATATGATTTTGAACTTGATGCGTGTTGAGGGTATATCCCCCGAATTCATGCTCGAGAATTCGTTTTATCAGTTTCAAAATGTGATTTCAGTACCAAggatggaaaagaaactCCTGGAGCTTCAGAAAATGGCAGATGAtattgaaattgaagatgaagaaaatgtTAAAGATTACTACGAAGTTAGACAGACTCTAGATGGTTACAATCAAGACGTTCGCCACATCATTACTCATCCTGCGAATATCTTGAGTTTCCTGCAACCGGGACGGATGGTAGAGATCGCAATTGAGAATAAGGATAACTATGGTTGGGCTGTGGTAGTAGATTTTGCTAAGAGGATGAACAAACGCAATCCAACCGCTGAGTATACTGACCATGAGTCTTACATTGCTAATGTTGTGGTTAACACCATGTTCGTTGATTCACCTAtaaatttgatcaagcCATTCAATCCTAAATTTCCTGAGGGTATACGTCCTGCTCATGAAGGTGAAAAAAGCATTTGTGCCATCATCCCAGTTACTCTAGACTGTATTCGCCGAATTGGAAACCTGCGACTCTTCATGCCAAAGGACATAAGGGCAAGCGGCCAGAAAGAAGTGGTCGGCAAATCACTTCAGGAGGTCTCACGCAGATTTCCTGACGGTATACCACTTATTGATCCTGTAAAAAACATGAAGATCGAGGATGAAGATTTCGCAAAGCTCTTGCGGAAAATTGAAGTCTTAGAAAGCAAACTCTATTCGAACCCTCTAGCCCAATCTGTTAGATTGAAGGAATTGTATGAAAGTTTCAGAAAGAAGCGCGCCTTAGAAGATGAATGcaaagagctgaagcaTAAGATTAGTGAGTCTCAAGCTGTTATCCAGCTTGATGATCTACGTCGTCGCAAGAGAGTCCTTCGTCGTCTCGGTTTTTGTACTCAAAGTGACATTATTGAATTAAAGGGAAGAGTGGCATGTGAGATTTCTTCCGGTGATGAATTACTGCTAACAGAACTGATATTTAATGGTAATTTCAACGAATTGACACCACATCAAGCTGCTGCCCTACTTTCCTGTTTTGCTTTCCAAGAACGGTGTAAAGAAGCTCCACGACTCAAGCCAGAACTAGCAGAGCCATTAAAAGCCATGAGAGAGGCTGCAGCTAAAATTGCTAAAATAATGAAGGATTCCAAGATTGAGGTGGTCGAGAAGGATTACATTGAAAGTTTCAGACATGAGCTTATGGAAGTGGTATATGAATGGTGCAAAGGTGCTAGCTTCACTCAAATCTGTAAAATGACAGACGTCTATGAAGGTTCCCTGATTAGGATGTTCAAAAGATTAGAGGAACTCGTGAAGGAATTGGTTGACGTAGCAAATACTATTGGGAATGCCGCtctgaaggaaaagatggaaACAGTTCTAAATTTAATTCATAGAGATATCGTCTCTGCAGGATCCTTATATTTGTGA
- the HSM3 gene encoding Hsm3p (ancestral locus Anc_1.333) — MSDSHSKEPSAIRHIIDELNATLEAEVLNPLVNEQLEKCLLNLSSINVLKVDPKRLLANIKRLLIASSGDSKLDYDLLLELLSKLIAISSFEDILTVFSIEDLATSLNSGIPALVRAANQVISRSYPKGLFANSKIVDILLDLYFDESQEISIINSIERSISNLCSDDLIRRRLMINNFPRLMAVRKKYKPTSMARLLEILSSLCSYMDHTEFSEKLFVIRPEEILQSLEIDIVMFIHILVYYTKVLGEVDVIEVGGPSHNWLLRYVRSIVPTYGQIFAQLEEYSDVKYFARSYLFNFFRKLSYLEDSSIFRELDDTYIHLSPASTYLTDFLSFVNPAYLFEYHPTLITRFSELTPSKLGVIRNLVADPACFAMLKDHFTAESILAMPYMEQMVLLQRFSQFSHSSEYLLHELPKVMSNLISAEDRNITESETVALRRESIENLLKYEDSVWHISLKNELIKIQGGRPRSELHADIASSYI; from the coding sequence ATGTCTGATTCTCACTCAAAGGAGCCATCAGCTATTAGGCACATAATAGATGAGCTCAACGCAACGCTGGAAGCTGAAGTGCTGAATCCGTTGGTCAATGAACAACTAGAAAAATGTCTACTTAATTTGAGTTCAATCAATGTGCTGAAAGTGGATCCGAAACGATTGTTGGCCAACATCAAGCGCTTGCTCATCGCCTCCAGCGGTGATTCGAAACTAGACTACGACCTGTTATTGGAACTATTAAGCAAATTGATAGCGATAAGCtcttttgaagacattCTGACAGTCTTCTCCATTGAAGATCTTGCGACATCATTGAATAGTGGGATTCCTGCCCTGGTGAGAGCGGCCAACCAGGTAATTTCGAGGTCTTATCCCAAAGGTCTTTTTGCTAACTCGAAGATAGTTGACATATTGCTGGACCTATACTTCGATGAATCCCAAGAAATCTCCATTATTAATAGCATTGAACGGTCAATTTCAAACTTGTGCTCTGACGACCTGATCAGAAGGCGACTTATGATTAACAATTTCCCAAGACTGATGGCCGTTAGGAAAAAGTATAAACCGACATCTATGGCTAGATTGCTGGAAATTCTAAGCAGTCTCTGCAGCTACATGGATCACACCGAATTCAGTGAAAAGCTTTTTGTCATAAGACCAGAGGAAATCTTACAATCATTAGAGATAGATATTGTGATGTTTATTCACATCCTGGTATACTATACAAAAGTTTTGGGAGAGGTTGATGTCATAGAAGTCGGTGGACCATCACACAATTGGCTTCTCAGATATGTTCGAAGTATTGTTCCAACTTATGGTCAAATTTTTGCCCAACTTGAAGAGTACTCAGACGTGAAATACTTTGCTAGGTCATATCTGTTCAACTTCTTTCGAAAACTCTCTTATCTCGAAGATAGCTCTATTTTCAGGGAGCTGGACGATACTTACATCCACTTATCGCCTGCAAGCACATATTTGACTGATTTTTTGTCGTTCGTGAACCCAGCATATCTGTTTGAGTACCATCCGACTTTGATAACGAGATTTTCAGAATTGACACCTTCCAAGCTGGGGGTAATAAGGAACCTTGTAGCTGACCCAGCTTGCTTTGCGATGCTTAAAGATCACTTCACTGCTGAATCCATCTTAGCAATGCCATATATGGAACAGATGGTTTTGCTCCAACGATTTTCCCAGTTTTCTCATTCCTCAGAATACCTTCTTCACGAGTTGCCTAAGGTTATGTCGAATCTAATATCTGCTGAGGACAGAAACATAACGGAGTCTGAAACGGTCGCTTTGCGTCGCGAATCCATCgaaaatctcttgaaatatgAGGACTCTGTTTGGCAcatctctttgaaaaacgaattgatcaaaatTCAAGGCGGTAGGCCAAGGAGCGAGCTTCACGCCGATATTGCATCCTCCTACATCTAG